In one Zobellia galactanivorans genomic region, the following are encoded:
- a CDS encoding M14 family metallopeptidase, whose translation MRQRFTKISSGIFNLLVLTLLFCSSCESEQDDQTADYKTRFELSKGTETATYLETIDFYIRLAKDFPEINMQTIGSTDSGYPLHIITYNPDGDFNLKKVSSDKTILFINNGIHPGESDGIDATMLLFRDFASGKIPAPKNTVLVTIPIYNIGGALNRNNTTRANQNGPKAYGFRGNTLNYDLNRDFIKADTKNARTFFQIFHTVNPDIFIDNHVSNGADYQYTLTHLFTQHNKFGGELGDYIHNKMMPSLEKSLLEDDWSITPYVNVFNQVPEKGFSQFMDYPRYSTGYTTLWNTFGMMVETHMLKPYKQRVEGTYELMTKMISLAETDAKEIKRLRAEAKHRHKNWTHYPTKWQIDTTKTTVLDFKGYEADTLTSEVTGLTRLKYDRNKPFVKKVNYQNHYISTDSVEIPEAYVLKKGWHKVLTLLDLNKINYNTIQKDTVIAVESYKIDHYKTLDYPYEGHYPHYDTKVKVSVKNIKFQQGDILIPTDQEGIRYIIETLEPEATDSFFNWNFFDSILQQKEGFSPYVFEDEAAELLKQNQVLKDSFLSKKANDPEFNANWYAQLDWLFKRSKHYEEAHLQYPVYRIIKK comes from the coding sequence ATGCGACAAAGATTTACGAAAATTAGCTCGGGGATATTCAACCTTCTTGTTCTGACCCTGTTGTTCTGTTCTTCTTGCGAAAGCGAACAAGATGACCAAACAGCAGATTACAAGACCCGTTTTGAACTCAGTAAGGGCACGGAAACGGCCACCTACCTAGAGACCATCGATTTCTACATCCGATTGGCCAAAGATTTTCCCGAAATCAATATGCAGACCATCGGCAGTACCGATAGTGGCTATCCGCTTCATATTATCACCTACAACCCCGATGGCGATTTCAACTTAAAAAAAGTAAGTAGCGACAAGACCATTTTGTTTATAAATAACGGCATTCACCCTGGGGAGAGCGACGGTATTGACGCTACCATGCTCCTGTTCCGGGATTTTGCATCGGGAAAAATACCCGCCCCCAAAAACACGGTCCTGGTTACCATCCCCATATACAATATAGGCGGAGCCCTTAACCGAAACAATACAACAAGGGCCAACCAGAACGGCCCAAAGGCCTACGGTTTTCGCGGCAACACCCTAAACTACGACCTGAACAGGGACTTTATAAAGGCAGACACCAAGAACGCCCGTACTTTTTTCCAAATTTTCCATACGGTAAACCCTGATATATTCATCGACAACCACGTAAGCAACGGTGCGGACTACCAATACACCCTAACCCATCTTTTTACCCAACACAACAAATTCGGCGGCGAACTAGGCGATTATATTCACAACAAGATGATGCCCTCACTAGAAAAATCATTATTGGAAGATGATTGGAGCATTACCCCTTACGTCAACGTCTTCAACCAAGTACCCGAAAAAGGGTTTTCGCAGTTTATGGATTACCCCAGATACTCCACAGGATACACTACGCTTTGGAACACATTCGGCATGATGGTAGAAACCCATATGCTAAAGCCCTACAAACAAAGGGTTGAAGGAACCTATGAACTCATGACGAAAATGATTTCATTGGCAGAAACCGATGCCAAGGAAATAAAACGACTAAGGGCAGAAGCCAAACACAGACACAAGAATTGGACACACTACCCCACCAAATGGCAAATAGACACCACCAAAACAACCGTTTTGGATTTTAAGGGATATGAAGCCGATACGCTTACCAGCGAGGTTACCGGACTCACCCGTTTGAAATATGACCGAAACAAGCCCTTTGTCAAGAAAGTCAATTATCAAAACCATTATATCTCGACAGACTCGGTCGAAATTCCCGAAGCCTACGTTTTAAAAAAGGGATGGCACAAAGTACTTACCCTGCTTGACCTCAACAAGATCAACTACAACACCATACAGAAAGATACGGTGATTGCCGTAGAATCATACAAAATAGACCATTACAAGACCTTAGACTACCCTTATGAAGGGCATTACCCCCACTACGACACCAAAGTAAAGGTCAGCGTTAAAAACATAAAGTTTCAACAAGGCGATATTCTTATACCTACCGACCAAGAAGGCATCAGGTATATTATTGAAACCTTGGAACCCGAAGCCACGGATTCGTTCTTTAACTGGAATTTTTTCGATAGTATTTTACAACAAAAGGAAGGTTTCTCTCCCTACGTTTTTGAAGATGAAGCTGCCGAATTACTAAAACAAAACCAAGTATTAAAAGATAGTTTTCTCTCTAAAAAAGCCAACGACCCTGAGTTCAATGCCAATTGGTACGCCCAATTGGATTGGCTATTCAAGCGATCGAAGCACTATGAAGAGGCCCATTTACAGTATCCGGTATACCGTATAATAAAAAAGTAA
- a CDS encoding NUDIX hydrolase, with amino-acid sequence MYKVFVNELPLILTNKLSETGGGEYFLLNEDSIQAAIKALRKKKMTEAYIYHPNHEEILKKFTRKIPLVVAAGGVVTNNLGEVLFIYRNDKWDLPKGKLDKGESIETCAIREVMEETGVKDLRIENFLRKTYHVFSNNGVYTLKEVHWYAMRTDYDGKLKPEKKEGIEKVKWKGPKKIQEALQNSYNNIKILFGD; translated from the coding sequence ATGTATAAAGTTTTTGTGAACGAATTGCCCTTGATCTTGACAAATAAACTTTCGGAAACGGGAGGTGGTGAATATTTTTTGTTAAACGAAGATTCTATACAGGCGGCGATCAAGGCGTTACGGAAGAAAAAAATGACCGAGGCCTATATTTATCACCCCAATCATGAGGAGATCCTAAAGAAGTTTACACGAAAAATTCCTTTGGTCGTAGCGGCAGGTGGCGTGGTAACCAACAACCTTGGCGAGGTATTGTTCATTTATAGGAACGATAAATGGGATTTGCCAAAAGGGAAATTGGACAAAGGCGAGTCGATTGAGACTTGCGCCATACGCGAAGTTATGGAAGAGACCGGTGTCAAGGACCTGCGCATAGAGAATTTTCTTAGGAAGACATATCACGTGTTCAGTAACAACGGCGTCTATACTCTAAAAGAGGTGCATTGGTACGCTATGAGAACAGACTATGATGGCAAACTTAAGCCTGAAAAGAAAGAAGGGATAGAAAAAGTGAAGTGGAAAGGGCCAAAAAAAATTCAGGAAGCCCTTCAGAACTCCTATAATAACATCAAGATACTTTTTGGCGATTAA
- the pyrE gene encoding orotate phosphoribosyltransferase, with amino-acid sequence MVLDKNTAKKTAELLLQINAIKLKPENPFSWASGWKSPIYCDNRIILSYPAIRNFVREEMAKQVESLYGKPDIIAGVATGAIGIGALVADFLGLPFIYVRPEPKSHGRKNQIEGQLEPNQTVVVIEDLISTGKSSLNAVDALTEAGAKVKGMLAIFTYGFDVAQSNFEAKNVSLNTLSDYEHLIEQASDTHFIKEDQLNALLEWRKNPSKWQQ; translated from the coding sequence ATGGTTTTAGACAAGAATACAGCCAAGAAAACGGCCGAACTCCTATTGCAAATTAATGCAATTAAGTTGAAACCGGAAAATCCTTTCTCATGGGCTTCCGGATGGAAATCACCAATCTATTGTGACAACCGTATAATACTCTCTTATCCCGCCATAAGAAACTTCGTCAGGGAAGAAATGGCCAAGCAAGTAGAGTCACTTTACGGCAAGCCGGATATTATTGCCGGAGTAGCCACGGGCGCCATCGGAATAGGTGCCTTAGTAGCCGATTTTCTGGGGCTTCCGTTCATTTATGTTAGGCCCGAGCCCAAGTCCCACGGACGAAAAAACCAGATTGAAGGCCAACTAGAGCCCAATCAAACGGTGGTGGTAATCGAAGATTTGATCAGCACGGGAAAAAGTAGCCTGAACGCAGTTGACGCCTTAACCGAGGCCGGGGCCAAAGTCAAAGGCATGTTAGCCATTTTCACCTATGGTTTCGATGTGGCACAAAGCAATTTTGAAGCAAAAAATGTTTCTTTAAATACCTTGAGTGATTACGAACACCTGATCGAACAGGCTTCGGACACCCACTTTATTAAAGAAGACCAGTTAAACGCCCTATTGGAATGGAGAAAAAATCCATCGAAGTGGCAGCAATAA
- a CDS encoding SRPBCC family protein, giving the protein MHIETPQKNIAKGNKEVFEFLTDLKNFEKLMPDNIEKFEVINEDRFLFALSGMPQIVLQRQGQTPYSQIVLGAASDKLPFTLTADITSINDTESGVTLSFEGKFNAMMAMMIKHPITNFMGTLSENLSKI; this is encoded by the coding sequence ATGCATATAGAAACACCTCAAAAAAATATAGCCAAAGGAAACAAAGAAGTCTTTGAGTTCTTGACCGACCTGAAGAATTTTGAAAAATTGATGCCCGATAACATCGAAAAATTCGAGGTCATTAATGAAGATCGGTTTCTTTTTGCCCTAAGTGGCATGCCACAGATTGTTTTACAACGTCAGGGTCAAACCCCTTATAGCCAAATTGTATTGGGTGCCGCCAGTGATAAATTGCCTTTTACCCTAACAGCCGACATCACATCGATAAATGACACCGAAAGTGGGGTTACCCTAAGTTTTGAAGGCAAGTTCAACGCTATGATGGCCATGATGATCAAACATCCGATCACCAATTTCATGGGAACACTTTCAGAAAACCTATCGAAAATCTGA
- a CDS encoding biotin--[acetyl-CoA-carboxylase] ligase, protein MQLIKLNATDSTNAYLKRLLPDSSLTDFTVVMAEEQLKGKGQMGAVWESEAGKNLTISVLKNELHLVADDFFALNICVSLAVYDVLKAYQVPNLSIKWPNDILSGTSKICGILIENLLSGGQINTAVIGIGLNVNQTFFGNVENASSLKLILGKNFNLDELLHAIVESLKQNFLKIKVGPMVKLWQAYEEVLFRKDKPSTFENRNGELFMGFIRGISPKGKLVIALEDNIMQEFDIKEVKLLY, encoded by the coding sequence ATGCAATTAATCAAACTTAATGCCACGGACTCTACAAACGCATATTTAAAACGTTTGTTGCCCGATAGTTCCTTAACTGATTTTACGGTGGTTATGGCCGAAGAACAGTTGAAGGGTAAGGGGCAAATGGGGGCTGTTTGGGAGTCTGAGGCCGGTAAAAACCTCACGATCAGTGTTTTGAAAAATGAATTGCATTTGGTTGCCGATGATTTTTTTGCGTTGAACATCTGTGTTTCACTTGCCGTTTATGACGTGCTGAAGGCGTATCAAGTGCCGAACCTTAGCATAAAATGGCCCAACGACATTCTGTCAGGTACTTCGAAAATTTGTGGGATTCTTATTGAGAATTTGCTTTCTGGGGGGCAAATAAATACGGCCGTGATAGGTATTGGCCTAAATGTGAACCAAACATTTTTCGGTAATGTTGAAAATGCCTCTTCCTTAAAACTGATTTTGGGTAAAAATTTTAATCTCGATGAGCTGTTGCATGCTATAGTTGAAAGTTTAAAACAGAATTTTTTGAAAATAAAGGTAGGGCCCATGGTGAAATTGTGGCAGGCCTATGAGGAAGTGCTTTTTCGAAAAGACAAGCCCTCAACCTTTGAAAATCGAAATGGAGAACTCTTTATGGGGTTCATTCGTGGTATTTCTCCCAAAGGAAAACTGGTTATAGCCCTTGAAGACAATATCATGCAAGAATTCGATATCAAAGAGGTGAAACTGCTCTACTGA
- the rsfS gene encoding ribosome silencing factor has translation MQKSKANADELIALILQGIEEVKGQDINLLDLRDIENTVCDYFIICNGTSNTHVNAIVGSIRKIVSKSIQDKPWHVEGEDNAEWVLMDYVNVVVHVFQKHIREYYDIEGLWGDAKLTTIESSSSLNQ, from the coding sequence ATGCAAAAAAGCAAAGCCAATGCAGATGAACTAATTGCATTGATCTTACAGGGAATAGAAGAAGTTAAGGGCCAAGATATAAATCTGCTTGACCTACGAGATATAGAGAATACTGTTTGTGACTACTTTATAATTTGTAATGGTACTTCGAACACGCATGTAAACGCAATAGTAGGTTCAATTCGTAAAATCGTTAGCAAATCGATTCAAGACAAACCTTGGCACGTAGAGGGTGAGGATAATGCCGAATGGGTCTTGATGGATTACGTTAATGTTGTAGTACATGTATTTCAGAAACACATTCGAGAATATTATGATATCGAAGGTCTTTGGGGTGACGCCAAATTGACCACGATAGAAAGTAGCAGCAGTTTGAACCAGTAA
- the ftsH gene encoding ATP-dependent zinc metalloprotease FtsH — protein sequence MAKDNNSNTKKPKFSSWWVYGLIAILLIGFQFIGSGNLASTRKTTTSELQEYLRNGDVKEIMIITNTRQAKVFLTEEAMAKDVHKDVAEKPFLPSTGAVPQYVLDYGDLQNFENEIKNIKKENNLDTIVDYDTDNNYLMDLLLGILPFVLIIGIWIYLMRRMSGGGGGGAGGQIFNIGKSKAKLFDEKTDTRTSFKDVAGLEGAKEEVEEIVEFLRNPDKYTSLGGKIPKGALLVGPPGTGKTLLAKAVAGEAKVPFFSLSGSDFVEMFVGVGASRVRDLFKQAKDKSPAIIFIDEIDAIGRARGKNNFTGSNDERENTLNQLLTEMDGFGTNTNVIVLAATNRADVLDKALMRAGRFDRQIYVDLPDIRERKEIFEVHLRPIKTSEALDLEFLARQTPGFSGADIANVCNEAALIAARKEKKAVSKQDFLDAVDRIVGGLEKKNKIITPGEKETIAYHEAGHATTSWMLEHAAPLVKVTIVPRGQSLGAAWYLPEERLIVRPEQMLDEMCATMGGRAAEKVIFNKISTGALSDLEKVTKQARAMVTIYGLNEEIGNITYYDSSGQDSYGFSKPYSEDTARKIDKEISKIIEAQYQRAIQVLTENKDKLTILAERLLEKEVIFKEDLEKIFGKRPFDKEFDQKGQEKISDDTTAPDNSALAKEEGEENK from the coding sequence ATGGCGAAAGATAACAATTCGAATACAAAAAAACCTAAGTTCAGTTCGTGGTGGGTCTACGGATTGATCGCAATTCTTTTAATAGGTTTTCAATTTATAGGTAGTGGCAACTTGGCCAGCACCAGAAAAACAACAACCTCAGAGTTACAAGAATACCTAAGAAACGGTGATGTCAAGGAAATCATGATCATCACCAATACACGTCAGGCCAAAGTCTTCCTTACAGAAGAAGCTATGGCCAAAGACGTCCATAAAGATGTAGCCGAAAAGCCATTTTTACCCTCTACCGGTGCCGTACCACAGTACGTGCTCGATTATGGTGATTTGCAGAATTTCGAGAACGAGATCAAGAACATCAAAAAAGAAAACAACCTAGATACCATTGTCGATTATGATACCGACAACAACTATCTTATGGACCTTCTTTTGGGCATACTGCCCTTTGTCTTGATTATCGGCATCTGGATTTACCTAATGCGCAGAATGTCAGGCGGCGGCGGCGGTGGTGCCGGCGGCCAGATATTTAACATCGGCAAATCAAAGGCCAAACTTTTTGACGAAAAGACCGATACGAGAACCTCGTTTAAAGATGTAGCCGGTCTTGAAGGCGCCAAAGAAGAAGTAGAAGAAATTGTAGAGTTCCTTAGAAACCCTGACAAGTATACTTCCCTAGGTGGAAAGATTCCTAAAGGAGCCCTTCTTGTAGGTCCTCCGGGAACAGGTAAGACCCTTTTGGCGAAAGCCGTGGCAGGAGAGGCCAAAGTGCCTTTCTTCTCTCTATCCGGTTCCGACTTCGTAGAAATGTTCGTCGGTGTAGGTGCTTCAAGGGTACGTGACCTTTTTAAACAAGCCAAGGATAAATCACCCGCCATTATATTTATCGATGAGATAGATGCTATTGGCCGTGCCCGTGGAAAGAACAACTTTACCGGTTCTAACGACGAACGTGAAAACACGCTCAACCAGTTGTTGACCGAAATGGACGGTTTTGGAACCAATACCAATGTTATCGTATTGGCCGCTACCAACCGTGCCGATGTTTTGGACAAGGCCCTAATGCGTGCGGGTCGTTTCGACAGACAGATATACGTAGATTTACCAGACATTAGGGAACGTAAGGAAATATTTGAGGTCCACTTAAGACCTATCAAGACCTCCGAGGCCTTAGACTTAGAATTTTTAGCGAGACAAACACCCGGTTTCTCCGGTGCCGATATTGCCAACGTTTGTAACGAGGCTGCACTTATTGCCGCCAGAAAAGAGAAAAAGGCAGTTTCCAAACAAGATTTCTTGGACGCAGTCGACAGAATAGTCGGCGGATTGGAGAAAAAGAACAAAATCATCACCCCAGGTGAAAAAGAAACAATTGCCTATCACGAAGCAGGTCATGCCACCACAAGTTGGATGCTTGAGCATGCCGCTCCACTGGTCAAGGTAACTATAGTCCCAAGGGGACAATCCTTAGGTGCCGCATGGTACTTGCCCGAAGAACGCCTAATTGTGCGCCCTGAGCAGATGTTAGACGAAATGTGTGCCACTATGGGTGGTAGAGCCGCTGAAAAGGTTATCTTCAACAAGATATCTACCGGAGCATTGAGCGACTTGGAAAAAGTAACCAAGCAAGCAAGGGCCATGGTAACGATCTACGGTCTGAACGAAGAGATAGGTAACATTACCTATTACGATTCATCAGGGCAAGATTCATATGGCTTCTCCAAACCTTACAGTGAGGATACGGCCCGTAAGATCGACAAGGAAATTTCTAAAATCATAGAAGCCCAATACCAGAGGGCCATTCAGGTATTGACCGAGAACAAGGACAAGCTTACGATTCTAGCCGAAAGGTTGTTAGAAAAAGAAGTTATCTTTAAAGAAGATTTAGAAAAGATTTTCGGCAAGAGACCTTTTGACAAGGAATTCGATCAAAAAGGACAGGAAAAAATATCCGATGATACGACTGCGCCTGACAATAGCGCACTAGCTAAAGAAGAAGGCGAAGAAAATAAATAA
- a CDS encoding LUD domain-containing protein yields the protein MGLFDKLFGGGKQKKVSKETAETRGAHMPDLNIPVDEKFTIHFKKNGGKFLYCDSFGEISQAVRNIVNENSWQDYPFYIIDPKLKEKFSKEKISFTDKTRESEVFFTTCEHLIAQNGSILVCSNQLMDKKLNELPYNVIVFATTSQLVESIGEGLKTIKKKYGHNIPANITTLKHFQPNEGNSDDFLTYGSSSKNLYLLLLEDL from the coding sequence ATGGGGCTATTTGACAAATTATTCGGTGGTGGCAAGCAGAAGAAGGTTTCCAAAGAAACAGCGGAAACCAGAGGGGCCCACATGCCCGATCTGAACATACCTGTAGACGAGAAATTTACCATTCATTTCAAGAAAAACGGTGGTAAATTCCTCTACTGCGATTCGTTTGGCGAAATCTCTCAGGCGGTCAGAAACATTGTCAACGAAAATAGCTGGCAAGATTACCCCTTTTACATCATCGACCCCAAACTCAAGGAAAAATTTTCTAAGGAAAAAATCAGTTTTACCGACAAGACACGAGAGAGCGAAGTATTTTTCACCACTTGTGAGCATCTTATCGCCCAAAACGGCTCTATATTGGTATGTTCAAACCAGTTGATGGACAAAAAACTGAACGAACTACCGTACAACGTCATCGTTTTTGCCACGACCAGCCAATTGGTGGAGTCTATCGGCGAAGGCCTAAAGACAATCAAAAAGAAATACGGCCATAACATTCCCGCAAACATCACTACATTAAAACACTTTCAACCTAACGAGGGTAATTCAGACGATTTTTTAACTTACGGAAGTAGTTCAAAAAATCTATATCTTTTACTTTTGGAAGACCTATAA
- a CDS encoding phosphatidate cytidylyltransferase — MKEVLRRSLTGAVYIFLLLSAVFLSSDAFDFLFMIFGLACLNEYKKLVDLKGLHIYAAYLALWWAFIYFVNDMSVVYILLFCTITVNFALLFYLFSKKEKLFNTVQKFIIGLFYVGGGCIFLTMIPYTDNDFAKFLIIGIFILIWVNDSFAYIVGRTFGRTKLFPAVSPKKTVEGALGGLVFAVATAYFLAKYEPIVSPAQWVTLAVIIVVTGNLGDLIESKFKRAAGVKDSGAILPGHGGMLDRLDSLIFAAPFAYLTLNIFAHVS, encoded by the coding sequence ATGAAAGAAGTTTTAAGGCGTTCGCTTACCGGGGCTGTTTACATCTTTTTATTACTATCTGCCGTCTTTTTAAGCTCGGATGCCTTCGATTTTCTTTTCATGATTTTCGGGCTGGCCTGTCTCAACGAATATAAAAAGCTCGTCGACCTCAAAGGACTGCACATCTACGCCGCCTATTTGGCGCTTTGGTGGGCCTTTATCTATTTCGTTAACGACATGAGCGTGGTCTACATACTATTGTTCTGCACCATTACCGTTAACTTTGCCCTTCTTTTTTATCTTTTTTCAAAAAAGGAAAAGCTTTTCAACACGGTCCAAAAATTTATAATCGGTCTTTTTTATGTGGGCGGGGGATGTATTTTTCTTACCATGATCCCTTATACCGACAATGACTTTGCCAAGTTTCTAATTATAGGTATTTTTATCTTAATTTGGGTAAACGATTCGTTCGCTTACATCGTTGGTCGTACCTTTGGGCGAACCAAACTGTTTCCGGCGGTATCCCCAAAGAAAACGGTTGAAGGCGCTTTGGGAGGATTGGTTTTTGCCGTGGCAACAGCCTATTTCCTAGCTAAATATGAGCCTATCGTTAGCCCCGCACAATGGGTTACCCTAGCGGTAATCATTGTAGTTACGGGCAACTTGGGCGATTTAATAGAGTCAAAATTTAAAAGAGCTGCCGGTGTAAAAGATAGTGGTGCTATTTTACCTGGCCATGGCGGGATGTTAGACCGCCTCGATAGTTTAATATTTGCAGCACCGTTTGCGTATTTAACCTTAAATATTTTCGCCCATGTTTCATAA
- a CDS encoding phosphatidylserine decarboxylase family protein gives MFHKEGQKIILITFFIVSALILGSQYAIEIPWLRLGIQLIAVVILILILQFFRNPTRRANKNFDEILAPVDGKVVVIEEVEETEFFKDKRKQVSIFMSPTNVHVTRYPASGSVKYSKYHPGKYLVAWHPKSSTENERTTVVIRTPKFGDILYRQIAGALARRIVNYAEEGDNVQQGEDAGFIKFGSRVDLFLPLDCAITVKLNQKVIGAETCIAAVVKRNEEGEITY, from the coding sequence ATGTTTCATAAAGAGGGTCAAAAAATTATTCTTATTACCTTTTTTATCGTTTCCGCCCTTATCCTTGGTTCGCAGTATGCCATTGAGATTCCTTGGTTACGTCTTGGCATTCAATTGATCGCGGTAGTAATCTTGATATTGATTCTTCAATTTTTCAGAAACCCGACCCGAAGAGCCAACAAAAACTTTGACGAAATATTGGCGCCCGTAGATGGCAAGGTTGTAGTAATAGAAGAAGTAGAGGAAACTGAATTCTTTAAGGACAAACGCAAACAGGTATCCATTTTCATGTCTCCTACCAATGTGCACGTTACCCGATATCCTGCCAGTGGAAGTGTAAAATATTCAAAGTACCACCCAGGAAAATACCTTGTGGCCTGGCATCCTAAATCAAGTACCGAAAACGAACGTACGACCGTAGTCATACGCACCCCAAAGTTCGGGGACATCCTATACAGACAAATTGCAGGTGCATTGGCACGACGTATAGTGAACTATGCCGAAGAAGGCGATAACGTTCAACAGGGCGAAGATGCCGGTTTTATCAAATTCGGTTCCAGGGTCGATTTATTCTTGCCTTTGGATTGCGCCATTACCGTTAAGTTAAACCAAAAAGTAATCGGTGCAGAAACCTGTATCGCCGCAGTAGTCAAAAGGAATGAAGAAGGAGAAATTACATATTGA
- a CDS encoding acyl-CoA-binding protein, whose translation MKKEKLHIDFDKAVEFMNNYTDPLPADLLLKLYAYYKIANKNYSNPGSSTPLINAFKANALIQAKNIKKDEAMKAYIKLVKSEVQNKH comes from the coding sequence ATGAAGAAGGAGAAATTACATATTGATTTCGACAAGGCGGTAGAGTTCATGAACAACTATACCGACCCTCTGCCAGCCGACTTATTGCTCAAGTTGTATGCCTATTACAAAATAGCCAATAAAAACTATAGCAACCCAGGAAGCAGTACCCCCCTTATCAACGCCTTTAAGGCCAATGCCCTTATACAAGCGAAGAACATCAAAAAAGACGAGGCAATGAAGGCTTACATCAAACTCGTAAAGAGCGAAGTGCAAAACAAGCACTGA
- a CDS encoding creatininase family protein: MIRPYILAETNWEALKEESFELVILPWGATEAHNYHLPYATDNIQADHLTAEAARIAWEKGGKPIVLPTLPFGVNTGQSDIYLDINLNPSTQLAILTDIVEVLNRQGLYKLVLFNGHGGNNFKPLVRELGYKFPKMFISFCSFPQALDKGLYFEEEGDHADEMETSLMLHLRPDLVLSREKWGMGASKKFKIKSFSEGWAWAERKWSEISEDTGVGNPHKASKEKGERFFNDVTQKMGHFFYELCKADTKDLYE; the protein is encoded by the coding sequence ATGATAAGACCTTACATTTTAGCCGAAACGAATTGGGAGGCTTTAAAGGAGGAAAGTTTTGAGTTGGTGATATTGCCATGGGGAGCTACCGAGGCGCATAACTATCATTTGCCTTATGCTACCGATAATATCCAAGCCGATCATTTGACGGCGGAAGCGGCGCGTATAGCTTGGGAAAAGGGAGGGAAGCCGATCGTGTTGCCGACCTTGCCTTTCGGGGTCAATACGGGGCAATCCGATATTTATCTCGATATCAACCTGAACCCAAGTACACAGTTGGCCATTTTGACCGATATCGTAGAAGTGCTCAATAGGCAGGGACTTTATAAGTTAGTGCTGTTTAACGGGCATGGGGGCAATAATTTTAAGCCTTTGGTGCGTGAACTGGGGTATAAGTTTCCCAAGATGTTCATTAGCTTTTGCAGCTTTCCGCAAGCCTTGGATAAAGGTTTGTATTTTGAGGAGGAAGGCGATCATGCCGATGAAATGGAGACCAGTCTTATGCTTCATTTGAGACCGGATTTGGTTCTTTCTAGGGAAAAATGGGGTATGGGTGCTTCCAAAAAGTTTAAGATCAAATCCTTTTCGGAAGGTTGGGCCTGGGCCGAACGAAAATGGTCTGAGATCAGTGAAGATACCGGTGTGGGTAATCCGCATAAGGCCAGCAAGGAAAAAGGGGAACGCTTCTTTAATGATGTTACCCAAAAGATGGGACATTTCTTTTACGAGCTGTGCAAGGCCGATACAAAGGATCTTTATGAGTAG